The Simkaniaceae bacterium genome window below encodes:
- the rnhC gene encoding ribonuclease HIII, which yields MADCFVTQMDLSLKDKLKSDLLSQGFEFFEPPYTIFSAKRNGIVVCLYKSGKLTVQGKNKNEFISYYLEPEILKDFSYNYPEVHIDFTPRIGIDEAGKGDFFGPLSIAGLYASEKCIKTLMTLGVKDSKSMSDNAICKVAKEIQKQCDYSCVTIFPEKYNELYATFKNLNALLAWGHATAIDNLVKKTGCTYVKIDQFAGEHYVEKAVEKKHLEISLHQQHRGESDIVVAGASILARYAFLEGLKKLSEEYRFELPKGASAKVIELGRAFVRKFGNEALARVSKTHFKTTQSVLS from the coding sequence ATGGCCGATTGTTTTGTTACTCAAATGGATCTCTCTTTAAAGGATAAACTGAAGTCCGACCTTCTCTCCCAAGGTTTTGAATTCTTTGAACCTCCTTACACCATTTTTTCAGCAAAGCGCAATGGTATCGTTGTCTGCCTTTATAAATCGGGGAAATTGACCGTTCAAGGAAAGAATAAGAACGAATTTATATCCTACTATCTTGAGCCCGAAATCCTTAAAGACTTCTCATACAACTATCCTGAAGTTCACATCGACTTTACACCCCGTATTGGGATTGATGAAGCGGGAAAGGGCGACTTTTTCGGCCCCTTATCGATTGCAGGCCTTTATGCCTCTGAAAAGTGCATTAAAACACTGATGACTCTGGGAGTAAAAGATAGTAAGTCGATGTCGGATAACGCCATCTGCAAAGTCGCTAAGGAAATTCAAAAGCAATGCGACTACTCCTGCGTCACCATCTTTCCTGAAAAATACAATGAACTCTACGCCACATTCAAAAATCTCAATGCCCTGCTTGCTTGGGGGCATGCTACGGCCATTGACAATCTCGTTAAAAAAACGGGATGCACTTATGTTAAAATCGATCAATTTGCCGGTGAGCATTATGTTGAAAAAGCTGTTGAGAAAAAACACTTAGAAATCTCTTTACATCAACAACACCGAGGAGAAAGTGATATTGTTGTGGCGGGTGCCTCAATTCTGGCAAGATATGCTTTTTTAGAAGGTCTTAAAAAACTGAGTGAAGAATACCGATTTGAGCTCCCAAAAGGAGCCTCGGCAAAGGTGATTGAACTCGGAAGGGCCTTTGTGCGCAAATTTGGCAATGAAGCTCTTGCCCGCGTCTCCAAAACACACTTCAAAACTACCCAATCTGTCTTATCCTGA
- a CDS encoding helix-turn-helix domain-containing protein: MTTDVKKIGELLKKKREEMHFSLKEVESSTSIRTSYLEAIEKGISDKFLSNVYMHGFIRHYASFLGINMQSLAQEYPEIFAPSKLKHEFLYGIGTLEVRGSVGGGVKWFSNFIWAGGAVIGLTIIWQFAKWLGWL, from the coding sequence ATGACAACAGATGTAAAAAAAATTGGAGAGCTCCTAAAAAAGAAAAGAGAAGAAATGCATTTTTCTCTTAAAGAGGTGGAGAGCTCCACTTCCATTCGAACCTCTTATTTAGAAGCTATTGAAAAGGGAATAAGTGACAAGTTTTTGTCGAATGTCTATATGCATGGATTTATCCGACACTACGCCTCTTTTTTGGGTATTAATATGCAATCACTCGCTCAAGAGTATCCTGAAATTTTTGCCCCTTCTAAACTCAAGCACGAATTTTTATATGGGATTGGAACTTTAGAAGTGAGGGGTAGCGTTGGTGGTGGTGTGAAGTGGTTTTCTAATTTCATTTGGGCCGGTGGAGCTGTTATTGGGTTAACTATCATTTGGCAATTTGCGAAATGGCTTGGTTGGTTGTAA
- a CDS encoding SUMF1/EgtB/PvdO family nonheme iron enzyme, with protein sequence MTEGQFIGDYELVKQIDKGPLGVVYHAQHRFLKRYYAVRILPEEFAKQPQFIERFQKEVAALSHVEHENVARLHNVSFADGKYYIVSDLILDAYGEYTDLARFLSIHPQTLEEEKAFSILYQIAKGLDHLHQNGLNGKGIAHRYLNLHNILIGREEGKALQVFIQDAGVAHIIGEGLLLAHTYHMMTEALALQLSGEGFFAADTDQNKLDKLYNVFSTSYPFLAPEQKKAGQHKISGIKADIYAFGVLTYFLLVREFPEGFFVLPSSILPYKYDWDALIFHCLYLDPSKRPDSLTKLMESMREFKAGAHTPVVDEWKMSQSVPITQQMKQMKEPHLPPEEKDVKRPQVMKPVNTSIKDIVAEISEERAFKARPIAPQKNPIESNISLKSQVETVRYTQVAASATALLDEEEDLENGLLKPKINPQEIKKPSYEEDPSVIFHKDTTISTYRPQEKIAVERNPILTDMIVIPGGEFYRGSNEGARDERPYHKIFLNSYAIDIHPVTNEQFVRFLEVMGGEKDVNNNDIIRLRESRIKRSAGRLIIESGYARHPVVGVTWYGAVAYAKWIGKRLPTEAEWEIAARGMRSDILYPTGPTIERDQANFFGSDTTTVKSFPPNDINLYDIAGNVYEWCQDWYDYAYYETSLIEPDNPQGPVQGVYRVLRGGCWKSLIEDLRCSHRNRNNPGAINSTYGFRCASDVVQDA encoded by the coding sequence ATGACGGAAGGGCAATTTATCGGGGATTATGAACTCGTAAAACAGATCGACAAAGGGCCTTTGGGAGTCGTTTATCATGCGCAGCATCGCTTTTTAAAGCGCTATTATGCCGTACGTATTTTGCCGGAAGAATTCGCAAAACAGCCTCAATTTATTGAAAGATTTCAAAAAGAGGTAGCAGCACTCAGTCACGTTGAGCATGAAAATGTTGCTCGCCTTCATAATGTTTCATTTGCTGACGGGAAATATTATATCGTATCGGATCTCATTTTAGATGCCTATGGAGAATACACGGATCTCGCCCGCTTTTTAAGCATACATCCTCAAACATTAGAAGAAGAAAAAGCCTTTTCGATTCTTTATCAAATTGCGAAAGGTCTTGATCATTTACATCAAAACGGACTCAATGGCAAAGGGATTGCTCACCGCTATCTCAATTTGCACAACATTTTAATTGGAAGAGAAGAGGGAAAGGCACTTCAAGTCTTCATTCAAGATGCAGGTGTTGCACATATCATTGGCGAAGGATTACTGCTTGCCCATACCTATCATATGATGACTGAGGCTCTGGCTCTTCAACTATCAGGTGAAGGATTTTTTGCAGCCGATACGGATCAGAATAAGCTCGATAAATTATATAACGTCTTTTCTACTTCATATCCGTTTTTAGCCCCGGAACAAAAAAAAGCCGGTCAGCATAAGATCAGTGGGATTAAGGCCGATATTTATGCTTTTGGTGTGCTCACTTATTTCTTGCTCGTTCGAGAATTTCCCGAAGGCTTTTTTGTACTCCCTTCTTCCATTCTCCCCTACAAATATGATTGGGATGCTTTAATTTTTCATTGTTTATATCTCGATCCGTCTAAGCGTCCCGATTCATTAACAAAGTTAATGGAATCGATGAGGGAATTTAAAGCGGGAGCTCATACTCCCGTTGTTGACGAGTGGAAGATGTCTCAAAGTGTTCCTATCACGCAACAGATGAAACAGATGAAAGAACCTCATCTCCCTCCGGAAGAGAAAGATGTGAAACGCCCGCAAGTGATGAAGCCCGTCAATACGTCAATTAAAGATATTGTTGCAGAAATTTCTGAAGAAAGGGCCTTTAAAGCACGTCCGATTGCTCCGCAAAAAAATCCGATTGAGTCAAATATTTCCCTTAAATCACAAGTGGAAACAGTGCGTTATACCCAAGTCGCAGCTTCGGCAACAGCCCTTTTGGACGAAGAAGAGGATCTCGAAAATGGTCTATTAAAGCCCAAAATCAATCCCCAAGAAATTAAAAAGCCTTCTTATGAGGAAGATCCTTCTGTCATTTTTCATAAAGATACGACGATTTCAACATATAGACCGCAAGAAAAAATAGCTGTTGAGCGCAATCCAATTTTAACTGATATGATAGTTATTCCGGGGGGTGAATTTTATCGCGGAAGCAATGAGGGCGCACGTGATGAAAGGCCGTACCATAAAATCTTTTTAAACAGTTATGCCATTGATATCCATCCGGTGACAAATGAACAGTTTGTCCGCTTTTTAGAGGTGATGGGGGGTGAAAAAGATGTCAATAACAATGATATCATTCGTCTGCGCGAATCGCGCATTAAACGGAGCGCCGGTCGTTTGATTATCGAATCGGGATATGCCAGACATCCGGTGGTCGGCGTCACTTGGTATGGTGCAGTTGCCTATGCAAAATGGATTGGAAAGCGCTTGCCAACTGAAGCCGAATGGGAAATAGCGGCTCGCGGAATGCGTAGCGATATTTTGTATCCGACAGGCCCAACCATTGAGCGAGATCAAGCTAATTTCTTCGGTTCCGACACAACGACCGTTAAGAGCTTCCCGCCTAATGACATTAATCTTTATGATATTGCAGGGAATGTCTATGAATGGTGCCAAGATTGGTACGATTATGCTTACTATGAAACATCGCTTATTGAACCCGATAATCCTCAAGGGCCCGTTCAAGGTGTCTATCGCGTTCTTAGAGGTGGATGCTGGAAAAGCCTTATTGAAGATTTGAGATGTTCTCATCGGAATCGCAACAATCCGGGGGCAATTAACAGCACTTATGGGTTTAGATGTGCATCCGATGTCGTTCAAGATGCATAA